A genomic stretch from Microbacterium proteolyticum includes:
- a CDS encoding helix-turn-helix domain-containing protein: MPAKLRDSLVEKYRAGESLAAIGEEYGFSANKVQRLLVSMGEPIRPRGPKKPTITDEKVQRMVSRYEQGEAIAAIAASAGVSYAQTRACLLNAGIQMRSRGGAR; the protein is encoded by the coding sequence GTGCCGGCGAAGCTACGTGATTCCTTAGTTGAGAAGTATCGGGCGGGGGAGTCCCTAGCTGCGATCGGTGAAGAGTATGGGTTCAGCGCTAATAAGGTACAGCGGTTGCTCGTGTCGATGGGTGAACCGATCCGGCCACGTGGCCCAAAGAAGCCGACAATCACTGACGAGAAGGTCCAGCGGATGGTCTCGCGGTACGAGCAAGGCGAGGCGATTGCAGCTATAGCAGCATCAGCCGGCGTCAGCTACGCGCAGACCAGAGCATGCTTGCTCAATGCAGGCATACAGATGCGGTCGCGCGGGGGAGCGCGATAA